ATTACAGAAATGGAGATTCAGTAAAAACCCACCCCTTCCCAATTGATATAGCAGTCAGAATCAGTGTAGGTGAAAATCCTGCAGGTCAGTCTGCCCGCTCCAGAGCCATCATCTCTGTGGTATTGTCTCTCCAGTGGAGTCTGGCATACTGACTCACTCTGGAACAAAACCACTTCATATTGtgtgtgctcacacacacacacacacacacacacacacacacacacacacacacacacacacacacacacacacacacacacacacacacacacaccttactatGCAACATCAAACTATCCTAAACAGTGAAGTCTTATTTGTTATAAGGACACTGGTAGAGGACCTACCTGACTGAACAGCTTCTCCTGCCTGCCTACCACTAACTCCTCACCATCTCCAGCTGAAAACAAAACCAAGATGTTCTGGTCTATATCTAGCCACCACGAAAATAACATCTACTCAACTAAGAAGCATCTAACATCTTTCTGTTTCAAAACAGTGTTAATACCTGATTGAGCCTGTGAGTTGAGGGTGTCCAGCTCAATGCCTCCCCTCTCCTGTTGAGTCAAAAACCTGCTGCTGAAGGTGTTGAGAGAGGGCTGCTGCGAAGGTGACTCTCTGAATACGGATCCtgtaaacaccattgtaaatataaaCAAATGCCATGTTTTCATGGCAAACTCAGGCAACTCAAGCAATATACTGGGTGTTTATCATCATCTGCTTTgagagctaacattagctaaagaCAGTGTCTTGCTTGTATGGCAATGCAAGGAATAAAAGCCACACAAAGGCCAACTGCAACTTACTTAATTGTAAGGTTTTTGACAACATCCCGGGAACGGTAGGCAACCTCTCCGATGTCGGTGCTCCAGCCGTCTGCCATGATGTAACGTTAGGAACTTTATGAatggctaactaactagctaggttAGCAACATACACACACGCGCGCTATGTATACAGCAACAGGCATTTAGCCAATTTTGTAGCTAGTACTTTTCACAAGCGTCTGCTCGTTGCATGGTAACAACAGCCTACCTGCCTGGTTGGGTTTCTGGCGAGCAATCCAACTATTTATTGGTTCACTACCGCCACCTACCGTGGGATACATTCCAGAGCAGCAGAATAAACCCCCTCCACTGATAACAGGTAAGATAATATCAGTACAATAATATTCCCTTGCTGtaaaaagtttaagaacccctgaTGTAATTAATTAAGACAAAAATCTGTCTGACACAAATAATTGCAATTTAAAAAGCTTTATTGGAAATGCACGTTTCAAACAGCACAATTCAAGTACAGATAAGTGTAGCTACATCAGATACATGCTAATTTAGTTAAAATGTGATACAGTCCTCCAGTCCCAGTTCATTTGCACTCTTTTGACATGCTTCAGACCAGATGCATGCTCCACTTCAGTGTACAATGGTTCTGAATTTGCATTTCAATGTGTTTGAAGATTTTACGTTCTGCATCTCTCATCTGAAGCCATATCCTCCAGGGTCTAAACAGGTGTAGATTTCCATCTCTGTGTGGGAGACCAGATATTGCAAGGAGACCAGTAAGGGGCCCTCACCTCTTCACTTTGGCCAAAGGAGACCTAAGACCCCAATACCAGTGACACTGCCCTAAGGTTGGTGCAGTCCTTTGGAGGAGACTGTGGAGACAGAGGTCTTATCTCTCTGTGGTTACTAAAGATGTCATGGCACTTATGGCATGAGTAGAGATGTTGACCCTGCTTCTCCTGGCTATATTTCCAAGCCTAAACATGTAAATCCAACTCATTATCATAGGCTGTATGGGGATCAatatcatttttgttttgttaataATGCTGCATGTCTCAAAAGATAAGAATGAGACCAATATATGTATTTTGCTAATCATAGTTCCTGTCTCTGAaattacatttgtgtgtgttgtaggagTAACCAATACtcaaaatctgtgtgtgtgtgtgtgtgtgtgtgtgtgtgtgtgtgtgtgtgtgtgtgtgtgtgtgtgtgtgtgtgtgtgtgtgtggtagaaaCAATAGATGGCGATTATTTCTTTGAACATCTCAGTTTGGGCAGCAGCCACTGAAGAAACCTGTCAATCAAAAACCACAGGAGAATAAatagtattataaactgggttgttcgaaccctgaatgctgattgtctgaaagtcgtggtatatttaagcaataaggcatgagggggtgtggtatatggccaatataccacagctaagggctgttcttatgcacaacacggagtgcctggatacagcccttagccgtgatatattggccatataccacaaacccccaaggtgccttattgctattatgaactggttaacaacgtaattagagcagtaaaattaaatgctttgtcatacctgtggtacaccgtctgatataccacggctgtcagccaatcagcattcagggctcgaaccacccagtttataacagaccgtataccacgaatatgacaaaacatttatttttactgctctaattacgttggtaaccagttaatagcaataaggcacctcgggggtttgtggtatatggccaatattccacggctaagggctgtatccaggcactccgtgttgcgtcgtgataaagaacagcccttagccgtgatatattggccatataccacacctcctcgtgccttattgcttaagtttgCAATTACACATCAGATAGCTGCTCTTTCTCTGCTACCTCATTCTATTTCTCTAATTCTCTAGTCTAGTATTCCCTGGTTATGTTccacttctccctcctctatttcCTAACCTCTTCCTCAGACTCTTCTTTTCCTCTTTCTTGTCCTCCTCCTTACTTTCTCCAACATTTCCCATCTGTTGTATCTTACTGGCCTTCTCTTGTTTTACTACTTTTTTGGCCTTGCCCTTCTTTTTCTTATTGACCTTCCCTTCCTGAATATTTTGGACAAGGAGATAAAGTAATGTAAGCTTATGGGTTTTCTCTTCTCTTgagctatactatactatagaaGGACTTATGCAATACTATAGAAGGACTTAAGGCCAATATTCCCTTCTTGTATTTCCTCTCACCTGTGGGGCCACTCCAGCCATTTCCTGGAGCAGCTTCCTGCCGGTCTCGCTCAGGTTGGTGATGGGAGCCAGGCGAGGGCTGTGGCGGTATGGGAAGTTCTCTGTTCGGGGCAGAGCGATAATGACAGGGCTGAGAGGAGTCAGAGGCCTTGGGACATTTACTGGGTAGGGAGAGCCTACAGCAGAGGGCAGGGCCCGTAGGGCTTCAGCCAGGGTCCGGTGTGCTGAGGTCACAAGAGGAGAGAGGCCATTCTTGACAGATACAGGACCTGAGACCTTCCCTGGGCTCTGTCGGACCAGAAAGTAAAGTAACATATAGGAAAGTGCTATCTTCAACACAAGCTGTAGAAATACTTTCTAACTACTCTATACACATTGCATATACATGACTACACTCAATAAGTAATtacctgcatcatttccaatcccccatgtatatatttaaaaaaaagaagatataTGCAGAACTTACCAGGAAGTCTGACTCATCGAAGGAGTGGAGAGACAGATCATCATCCTCGTCCATATCCCTCACGTCAAGCTTTGTCACCTTTCCATTCTCAACTTTCAGAGGTGGTGTCCTCCTTTCATGATCCTCATCATCACACTGTGTATCAGAGTCAACTAGTCAGAGACCATCCTCCTCACAGTGATGTCACTCAACAAAGCCATGGACGGTAGGGTACAACTCTTACCTCCGATTCACAGTCAGTGAAGGAGTAGATGGAAAAGTCATCAGAACTGGAGGATGAGATCACGTCATCATTTTTTCTCTCTATCAGCCGAGTCACCCTTCCAGACTGAGGAGACAGAGAAAGGCATGTACTCATGGCAGCCATAGAATACACTGGCATTAACCCTCAAGGAAATGTAGAATACATAGGCAATCCAACATGGTTGTACAAGTAGTGAGCAATACATGGGTAACTGAAAATGCAATCATTGCAACTCCCATAACATTAGGGGTGGGGCTAAAGACCTTCCATAGTATAGGATTTTTTAGCATCTCAAATGGATGATTGTCAATTCAACCAACCCAACCAAAATGGCCATATGAATCAACAGATTGATCTATCTGTTGTGTCTCTATGGGAACAGCAGAGATGTCTGACCTGGCTGAGAGGCTCTGGATTGACGCTCCATCCATCCCCAGATGTTTGGTCCTGCCCATAGCTCACAATGATTGGCTGTTAACAGTAAAGAATGAATTCAACACTGCTTTGGTCATTTTGGCCTTGAATTGTGTATCAATAAATAATATAAGTACTGTTATGTGGTTGAATTTGAATGTAACTTACAGGCCTTTTGTGGATCTGAGGGGTCTGCACTGAAGTAGACTGTCAAGACAGCATTCAATGAGGATAGATAGGGATATCTGCATTTGCTTTCATTCTGATAACTGCAGTTTGTACATGCAGAATGCATAACtaatgtgtatgtgtttttgtttcaGGTCAGATATGACTTACAGGCTTTGGCCTTCTGTGCACCTTGCCGGTTGGCCACAACACGGAATCAGGGCTGTTCACCCTCACTGGTTTCAACTGTCAACACAACACTCAATTTAAAATGTGATAATATAACaaaaacaggacaaaacaaacaaatattttatatttaccACATAAGGGCGGCGTCTTAAAGCTCTTTTTATTCTCTCATCATTACGATCCATCTTTCTTTCTGAGGGAAACATTTCCATCAATTAATTGACACAAAACACAtcctgactcacacacacaaagatggcatcccaaatggcaccctattccctatatatgtatatttatgttGGGAAGGAGGTGCCCCAAAAGGCCAAAGATTACCTGCAACAACCTGAGTGAAGAAAACTATTGTACAGATTAAATCAATCTGAACAGTTTATGTAGTGAATGAATGCATGGTTACGTCATTTTAGGTCACAGCTTTATGACTGCGCATAATACGTCACAAGAAAAAGGCCTGTTTGGAGCCGGACTGGTGGCATCATCTTCTCACTGGTTGTAGCTCAATAACGAACGTGATGTGCTTAACCAGTTATACTTTTGATTCTTGTTAGTATTGAACGCCCTCACCttcttcatgaaactgatctcaAGCAGAGGTCGACCCTCGCTTTTAATTCGCACCTTTTCCGTGTACCCCAGAGAATGAAAATGGTTCTTCAACCCAAAAAATCCACAACATTTTCGACAGCTTtggccattctaccattctgGAGGAGATAAATGCACAC
The sequence above is drawn from the Salvelinus fontinalis isolate EN_2023a unplaced genomic scaffold, ASM2944872v1 scaffold_1889, whole genome shotgun sequence genome and encodes:
- the LOC129850227 gene encoding uncharacterized protein LOC129850227, encoding MEMFPSERKMDRNDERIKRALRRRPYVLKPVRVNSPDSVLWPTGKVHRRPKPSTSVQTPQIHKRPPIIVSYGQDQTSGDGWSVNPEPLSQSGRVTRLIERKNDDVISSSSSDDFSIYSFTDCESECDDEDHERRTPPLKVENGKVTKLDVRDMDEDDDLSLHSFDESDFLSPGKVSGPVSVKNGLSPLVTSAHRTLAEALRALPSAVGSPYPVNVPRPLTPLSPVIIALPRTENFPYRHSPRLAPITNLSETGRKLLQEMAGVAPQEGKVNKKKKGKAKKVVKQEKASKIQQMGNVGESKEEDKKEEKKSLRKRFLQWLLPKLRCSKK